The genomic stretch TCTTTCGAAATGTCACCCATCTGCTACTTTTTTTTATTTTAAGTTAGAGTTTAAGCTCTTAACTTTAAATCTTGCATTATCTTATTAAATTCTTCTGTAGTTGGTGTTAAATACACTTTATCGTCTACAAATAAAGTCGGAAATTTAGCAACACCGTTGTACAATTCTTTACTGTGTTCTCTAGCCTCTACATCTTTAGAGATATCTTTGTATGTATAAGGCACATCTGTAGAATTTAAAAAGTTTTTAAACGCTACAGTATACGCATGCCCTTGTTTACCGTATAAAACGAT from Polaribacter marinaquae encodes the following:
- a CDS encoding glutaredoxin family protein; amino-acid sequence: MSNKLNIVLYGKQGHAYTVAFKNFLNSTDVPYTYKDISKDVEAREHSKELYNGVAKFPTLFVDDKVYLTPTTEEFNKIMQDLKLRA